From one Sciurus carolinensis chromosome 9, mSciCar1.2, whole genome shotgun sequence genomic stretch:
- the Rrp1b gene encoding ribosomal RNA processing protein 1 homolog B isoform X1: protein MAPAMQPAEVQFAQRLASSEKGVRDRAVRKLRQYLSVKTQSETGGFSQEELLKIWKGLFYCMWVQDEPLLQEELANTISQLIHVVNSSEAQHLFIQTFWQTINREWKGIDKLRLDKYYMLIRLVLRQSFEVLKRSGWEESQIKVFLDVLMKEILCPESRSPDGVKFHFIDIYLDELSKVGGKELLADQNLKFIDPFCKIAAKTKDHTLVQTIARGVFEVIVDQSPLIPEDTVEEQKTKVGDGDLSEEEAFENEAAWKKAVGRKKTALSKCHSRRERASDERGRKDCGTLEDTGLLLQFDYKAVADRLLEITNKKNIPPFNRKRLCKLIKKFQGLSEGGIPRLSFPEDISAEEDDQALCQRKHKKKRRNKVFLAEEEDSEGSIQKRKRKKKKRSHPQSETWGLRDAATPPAQSGGGEPAPAQRQTPQERAAEPRAEAESSTREKSSSERPPSVPTHSRRKRLKRKSLGAQGEIWDPTELPLEDRARSGPGSGHPQGPATRGSPTDGAQVLKRKRKLGALPVNGSGQASLTQCRRPQKKKAEPSSLDLYNLSSQKTTILKKRKKMKEMSNLIEHNGILGSRVRQIQALGTSISPLKKQPLRTEKDFVKFDTLFLPKPLFFRRAKSSAATRPAERAIQLNRTPSSTKKVTFGLNRNTTAEFKKTDKSILVSPTGPSRVAFNPEQKPLHGVLKTPTSSPASTPLATKKPLATAPKRRPTAMDFF from the exons ATGGCCCCCGCCATGCAGCCTGCCGAGGTCCAGTTTGCTCAGCGACTGGCGTCCAGCGAGAAGGGCGTCCGCGACCGCGCGGTGAGGAAGCTGCGCCAGTACCTCAGCGTGAAGACGCAGAGCGAGACAG GAGGTTTCAGCCAAGAAGAACTCCTAAAAATATGGAAAGGACTCTTCTACTGCATGTGGGTGCAGGATGAACCCCTTCTGCAG GAGGAGCTAGCGAACACTATTTCCCAACTCATCCATGTTGTTAACAGCTCAGAGGCTC AACACCTGTTCATTCAGACCTTCTGGCAAACCATAAATCGAGAATGGAAGGGAATAGACAAGCTGCGCCTGGACAAATACTACATG CTGATTCGCCTGGTCCTGAGACAGTCTTTTGAAGTTCTGAAACGGAGTGGCTGGGAGGAAAG CCAAATCAAGGTTTTTCTAGATGTTCTGATGAAGGAGATCTTGTGTCCTGAGAGCCGGTCTCCTGATGGAGTGAAATTCCATTTCATCGATATTTATCTGGACGAACTATCCAAAGTGGGAGGGAAAGAG CTTTTGGCGGATCAGAACCTCAAGTTTATTGACCCATTCTGCAAAATTGCTGCCAAGACCAAGGA CCACACACTGGTACAGACTATAGCTAGGGGTGTTTTTGAAGTCATTGTAGATCAGTCTCCTCTCATACCTGAAGACACAGTGGAGGAGCAGAAAACCAAAGTGGGTGATGGTGACCTCTCTGAAGAGGAGGCGTTTGAAAACGAGGCAGCTTGGAAAAAGGCAGTCGGCAGAAAGAAGACAG CATTGAGCAAATGCCACTccaggagagagagagccagcgatgaaagaggaagaaaggactgtggCACTTTGGAAGACACAGGGCTTCTTCTCCAG TTTGACTATAAGGCTGTTGCGGACCGACTCTTGGAAATAACCAACAAGAAAAACATCCCTCCCTTCAACCGGAAGCGTCTCTGCAAACTAATCAAAAA gttcCAAGGCCTCTCTGAAG GTGGGATCCCTCGACTCAGTTTTCCTGAGGACATTTCTGCTGAGGAAGATGATCAAGCCCTCTgtcaaagaaaacataagaaaaaaagac GAAACAAAGTCTTTCTTGCTGAGGAAGAGGACAGTGAAGGCagcattcagaaaagaaaaaggaaaaaaaagaagaggagccACCCCCAGTCTGAGACTTGGGGCCTGAGGGACGCAGCCACACCCCCAGCACAGAGCGGGGGAGGGGAGCCTGCACCTGCACAGAGGCAGACCCCACAGGAGCGAGCAGCTGAACCCAGAGCAGAGGCCGAGTCCAGCACCAGGGAGAAGAGCAGCTCGGAGCGTCCCCCCTCTGTCCCCACGCACAGTAGGAGGAAGCGGCTGAAGAGAAAGAGCCTGGGGGCACAGGGAGAGATCTGGGACCCCACAGAGCTGCCTCTGGAGGACAGGGCTCGAAGTGGCCCTGGCAGCGGCCATCCCCAGGGACCTGCCACCCGAGGTTCCCCAACAGATGGAGCCCAGGTcctgaaaaggaagaggaagcttGGAGCACTCCCTGTCAACGGCAGCGGCCAGGCCTCTCTGACCCAGTGCAGGAGGCCCCAGAAAAAGAAGGCAGAGCCCAGCAGCCTTGACCTCTATAATCTGTCCAGTCAGAAAACAACGAttttgaagaagaggaagaagatgaaagaaatgtCTAACTTGATAGAACACAACGGAATACTGGGATCCAGAGTCAGGCAGATCCAAGCTCTG GGAACCAGCATTTCCCCTTTGAAGAAGCAGCCACTGAGGACAGAAAAGGACTTCGTGAAGTTTGACACCCTCTTCTTACCAAAACCCCTGTTCTTCAGAAGAGCCAAGAGCAGTGCTGCCACCCGCCCTGCAGAGCGAGCCATCCAG CTGAACAGAACACCCAGCAGCACCAAAAAAGTCACCTTTGGGTTGAACAGAAACACCACTGCAG AGTTCAAGAAGACGGACAAGAGTATCCTGGTCAGCCCCACAGGCCCCTCCCGAGTGGCCTTCAACCCTGAGCAGAAGCCCCTCCATGGAGTGCTGAAGACCCCCACCAGCTCTCCTGCCAGCACTCCCCTGGCAACCAAGAAGCCACTGGCCACAGCTCCAAAGAGAAGGCCAACAGCTATGGACTTCTTCTGA
- the Rrp1b gene encoding ribosomal RNA processing protein 1 homolog B isoform X3, translating to MDILSRRLLSSFHRYHEHLFIQTFWQTINREWKGIDKLRLDKYYMLIRLVLRQSFEVLKRSGWEESQIKVFLDVLMKEILCPESRSPDGVKFHFIDIYLDELSKVGGKELLADQNLKFIDPFCKIAAKTKDHTLVQTIARGVFEVIVDQSPLIPEDTVEEQKTKVGDGDLSEEEAFENEAAWKKAVGRKKTALSKCHSRRERASDERGRKDCGTLEDTGLLLQFDYKAVADRLLEITNKKNIPPFNRKRLCKLIKKFQGLSEGGIPRLSFPEDISAEEDDQALCQRKHKKKRRNKVFLAEEEDSEGSIQKRKRKKKKRSHPQSETWGLRDAATPPAQSGGGEPAPAQRQTPQERAAEPRAEAESSTREKSSSERPPSVPTHSRRKRLKRKSLGAQGEIWDPTELPLEDRARSGPGSGHPQGPATRGSPTDGAQVLKRKRKLGALPVNGSGQASLTQCRRPQKKKAEPSSLDLYNLSSQKTTILKKRKKMKEMSNLIEHNGILGSRVRQIQALGTSISPLKKQPLRTEKDFVKFDTLFLPKPLFFRRAKSSAATRPAERAIQLNRTPSSTKKVTFGLNRNTTAEFKKTDKSILVSPTGPSRVAFNPEQKPLHGVLKTPTSSPASTPLATKKPLATAPKRRPTAMDFF from the exons ATGGACATTCTAAGTCGTAGACTTCTGTCATCATTTCATAGATACCATG AACACCTGTTCATTCAGACCTTCTGGCAAACCATAAATCGAGAATGGAAGGGAATAGACAAGCTGCGCCTGGACAAATACTACATG CTGATTCGCCTGGTCCTGAGACAGTCTTTTGAAGTTCTGAAACGGAGTGGCTGGGAGGAAAG CCAAATCAAGGTTTTTCTAGATGTTCTGATGAAGGAGATCTTGTGTCCTGAGAGCCGGTCTCCTGATGGAGTGAAATTCCATTTCATCGATATTTATCTGGACGAACTATCCAAAGTGGGAGGGAAAGAG CTTTTGGCGGATCAGAACCTCAAGTTTATTGACCCATTCTGCAAAATTGCTGCCAAGACCAAGGA CCACACACTGGTACAGACTATAGCTAGGGGTGTTTTTGAAGTCATTGTAGATCAGTCTCCTCTCATACCTGAAGACACAGTGGAGGAGCAGAAAACCAAAGTGGGTGATGGTGACCTCTCTGAAGAGGAGGCGTTTGAAAACGAGGCAGCTTGGAAAAAGGCAGTCGGCAGAAAGAAGACAG CATTGAGCAAATGCCACTccaggagagagagagccagcgatgaaagaggaagaaaggactgtggCACTTTGGAAGACACAGGGCTTCTTCTCCAG TTTGACTATAAGGCTGTTGCGGACCGACTCTTGGAAATAACCAACAAGAAAAACATCCCTCCCTTCAACCGGAAGCGTCTCTGCAAACTAATCAAAAA gttcCAAGGCCTCTCTGAAG GTGGGATCCCTCGACTCAGTTTTCCTGAGGACATTTCTGCTGAGGAAGATGATCAAGCCCTCTgtcaaagaaaacataagaaaaaaagac GAAACAAAGTCTTTCTTGCTGAGGAAGAGGACAGTGAAGGCagcattcagaaaagaaaaaggaaaaaaaagaagaggagccACCCCCAGTCTGAGACTTGGGGCCTGAGGGACGCAGCCACACCCCCAGCACAGAGCGGGGGAGGGGAGCCTGCACCTGCACAGAGGCAGACCCCACAGGAGCGAGCAGCTGAACCCAGAGCAGAGGCCGAGTCCAGCACCAGGGAGAAGAGCAGCTCGGAGCGTCCCCCCTCTGTCCCCACGCACAGTAGGAGGAAGCGGCTGAAGAGAAAGAGCCTGGGGGCACAGGGAGAGATCTGGGACCCCACAGAGCTGCCTCTGGAGGACAGGGCTCGAAGTGGCCCTGGCAGCGGCCATCCCCAGGGACCTGCCACCCGAGGTTCCCCAACAGATGGAGCCCAGGTcctgaaaaggaagaggaagcttGGAGCACTCCCTGTCAACGGCAGCGGCCAGGCCTCTCTGACCCAGTGCAGGAGGCCCCAGAAAAAGAAGGCAGAGCCCAGCAGCCTTGACCTCTATAATCTGTCCAGTCAGAAAACAACGAttttgaagaagaggaagaagatgaaagaaatgtCTAACTTGATAGAACACAACGGAATACTGGGATCCAGAGTCAGGCAGATCCAAGCTCTG GGAACCAGCATTTCCCCTTTGAAGAAGCAGCCACTGAGGACAGAAAAGGACTTCGTGAAGTTTGACACCCTCTTCTTACCAAAACCCCTGTTCTTCAGAAGAGCCAAGAGCAGTGCTGCCACCCGCCCTGCAGAGCGAGCCATCCAG CTGAACAGAACACCCAGCAGCACCAAAAAAGTCACCTTTGGGTTGAACAGAAACACCACTGCAG AGTTCAAGAAGACGGACAAGAGTATCCTGGTCAGCCCCACAGGCCCCTCCCGAGTGGCCTTCAACCCTGAGCAGAAGCCCCTCCATGGAGTGCTGAAGACCCCCACCAGCTCTCCTGCCAGCACTCCCCTGGCAACCAAGAAGCCACTGGCCACAGCTCCAAAGAGAAGGCCAACAGCTATGGACTTCTTCTGA
- the Rrp1b gene encoding ribosomal RNA processing protein 1 homolog B isoform X2 yields MEELANTISQLIHVVNSSEAQHLFIQTFWQTINREWKGIDKLRLDKYYMLIRLVLRQSFEVLKRSGWEESQIKVFLDVLMKEILCPESRSPDGVKFHFIDIYLDELSKVGGKELLADQNLKFIDPFCKIAAKTKDHTLVQTIARGVFEVIVDQSPLIPEDTVEEQKTKVGDGDLSEEEAFENEAAWKKAVGRKKTALSKCHSRRERASDERGRKDCGTLEDTGLLLQFDYKAVADRLLEITNKKNIPPFNRKRLCKLIKKFQGLSEGGIPRLSFPEDISAEEDDQALCQRKHKKKRRNKVFLAEEEDSEGSIQKRKRKKKKRSHPQSETWGLRDAATPPAQSGGGEPAPAQRQTPQERAAEPRAEAESSTREKSSSERPPSVPTHSRRKRLKRKSLGAQGEIWDPTELPLEDRARSGPGSGHPQGPATRGSPTDGAQVLKRKRKLGALPVNGSGQASLTQCRRPQKKKAEPSSLDLYNLSSQKTTILKKRKKMKEMSNLIEHNGILGSRVRQIQALGTSISPLKKQPLRTEKDFVKFDTLFLPKPLFFRRAKSSAATRPAERAIQLNRTPSSTKKVTFGLNRNTTAEFKKTDKSILVSPTGPSRVAFNPEQKPLHGVLKTPTSSPASTPLATKKPLATAPKRRPTAMDFF; encoded by the exons ATG GAGGAGCTAGCGAACACTATTTCCCAACTCATCCATGTTGTTAACAGCTCAGAGGCTC AACACCTGTTCATTCAGACCTTCTGGCAAACCATAAATCGAGAATGGAAGGGAATAGACAAGCTGCGCCTGGACAAATACTACATG CTGATTCGCCTGGTCCTGAGACAGTCTTTTGAAGTTCTGAAACGGAGTGGCTGGGAGGAAAG CCAAATCAAGGTTTTTCTAGATGTTCTGATGAAGGAGATCTTGTGTCCTGAGAGCCGGTCTCCTGATGGAGTGAAATTCCATTTCATCGATATTTATCTGGACGAACTATCCAAAGTGGGAGGGAAAGAG CTTTTGGCGGATCAGAACCTCAAGTTTATTGACCCATTCTGCAAAATTGCTGCCAAGACCAAGGA CCACACACTGGTACAGACTATAGCTAGGGGTGTTTTTGAAGTCATTGTAGATCAGTCTCCTCTCATACCTGAAGACACAGTGGAGGAGCAGAAAACCAAAGTGGGTGATGGTGACCTCTCTGAAGAGGAGGCGTTTGAAAACGAGGCAGCTTGGAAAAAGGCAGTCGGCAGAAAGAAGACAG CATTGAGCAAATGCCACTccaggagagagagagccagcgatgaaagaggaagaaaggactgtggCACTTTGGAAGACACAGGGCTTCTTCTCCAG TTTGACTATAAGGCTGTTGCGGACCGACTCTTGGAAATAACCAACAAGAAAAACATCCCTCCCTTCAACCGGAAGCGTCTCTGCAAACTAATCAAAAA gttcCAAGGCCTCTCTGAAG GTGGGATCCCTCGACTCAGTTTTCCTGAGGACATTTCTGCTGAGGAAGATGATCAAGCCCTCTgtcaaagaaaacataagaaaaaaagac GAAACAAAGTCTTTCTTGCTGAGGAAGAGGACAGTGAAGGCagcattcagaaaagaaaaaggaaaaaaaagaagaggagccACCCCCAGTCTGAGACTTGGGGCCTGAGGGACGCAGCCACACCCCCAGCACAGAGCGGGGGAGGGGAGCCTGCACCTGCACAGAGGCAGACCCCACAGGAGCGAGCAGCTGAACCCAGAGCAGAGGCCGAGTCCAGCACCAGGGAGAAGAGCAGCTCGGAGCGTCCCCCCTCTGTCCCCACGCACAGTAGGAGGAAGCGGCTGAAGAGAAAGAGCCTGGGGGCACAGGGAGAGATCTGGGACCCCACAGAGCTGCCTCTGGAGGACAGGGCTCGAAGTGGCCCTGGCAGCGGCCATCCCCAGGGACCTGCCACCCGAGGTTCCCCAACAGATGGAGCCCAGGTcctgaaaaggaagaggaagcttGGAGCACTCCCTGTCAACGGCAGCGGCCAGGCCTCTCTGACCCAGTGCAGGAGGCCCCAGAAAAAGAAGGCAGAGCCCAGCAGCCTTGACCTCTATAATCTGTCCAGTCAGAAAACAACGAttttgaagaagaggaagaagatgaaagaaatgtCTAACTTGATAGAACACAACGGAATACTGGGATCCAGAGTCAGGCAGATCCAAGCTCTG GGAACCAGCATTTCCCCTTTGAAGAAGCAGCCACTGAGGACAGAAAAGGACTTCGTGAAGTTTGACACCCTCTTCTTACCAAAACCCCTGTTCTTCAGAAGAGCCAAGAGCAGTGCTGCCACCCGCCCTGCAGAGCGAGCCATCCAG CTGAACAGAACACCCAGCAGCACCAAAAAAGTCACCTTTGGGTTGAACAGAAACACCACTGCAG AGTTCAAGAAGACGGACAAGAGTATCCTGGTCAGCCCCACAGGCCCCTCCCGAGTGGCCTTCAACCCTGAGCAGAAGCCCCTCCATGGAGTGCTGAAGACCCCCACCAGCTCTCCTGCCAGCACTCCCCTGGCAACCAAGAAGCCACTGGCCACAGCTCCAAAGAGAAGGCCAACAGCTATGGACTTCTTCTGA
- the Rrp1b gene encoding ribosomal RNA processing protein 1 homolog B isoform X4: MLIRLVLRQSFEVLKRSGWEESQIKVFLDVLMKEILCPESRSPDGVKFHFIDIYLDELSKVGGKELLADQNLKFIDPFCKIAAKTKDHTLVQTIARGVFEVIVDQSPLIPEDTVEEQKTKVGDGDLSEEEAFENEAAWKKAVGRKKTALSKCHSRRERASDERGRKDCGTLEDTGLLLQFDYKAVADRLLEITNKKNIPPFNRKRLCKLIKKFQGLSEGGIPRLSFPEDISAEEDDQALCQRKHKKKRRNKVFLAEEEDSEGSIQKRKRKKKKRSHPQSETWGLRDAATPPAQSGGGEPAPAQRQTPQERAAEPRAEAESSTREKSSSERPPSVPTHSRRKRLKRKSLGAQGEIWDPTELPLEDRARSGPGSGHPQGPATRGSPTDGAQVLKRKRKLGALPVNGSGQASLTQCRRPQKKKAEPSSLDLYNLSSQKTTILKKRKKMKEMSNLIEHNGILGSRVRQIQALGTSISPLKKQPLRTEKDFVKFDTLFLPKPLFFRRAKSSAATRPAERAIQLNRTPSSTKKVTFGLNRNTTAEFKKTDKSILVSPTGPSRVAFNPEQKPLHGVLKTPTSSPASTPLATKKPLATAPKRRPTAMDFF, translated from the exons ATG CTGATTCGCCTGGTCCTGAGACAGTCTTTTGAAGTTCTGAAACGGAGTGGCTGGGAGGAAAG CCAAATCAAGGTTTTTCTAGATGTTCTGATGAAGGAGATCTTGTGTCCTGAGAGCCGGTCTCCTGATGGAGTGAAATTCCATTTCATCGATATTTATCTGGACGAACTATCCAAAGTGGGAGGGAAAGAG CTTTTGGCGGATCAGAACCTCAAGTTTATTGACCCATTCTGCAAAATTGCTGCCAAGACCAAGGA CCACACACTGGTACAGACTATAGCTAGGGGTGTTTTTGAAGTCATTGTAGATCAGTCTCCTCTCATACCTGAAGACACAGTGGAGGAGCAGAAAACCAAAGTGGGTGATGGTGACCTCTCTGAAGAGGAGGCGTTTGAAAACGAGGCAGCTTGGAAAAAGGCAGTCGGCAGAAAGAAGACAG CATTGAGCAAATGCCACTccaggagagagagagccagcgatgaaagaggaagaaaggactgtggCACTTTGGAAGACACAGGGCTTCTTCTCCAG TTTGACTATAAGGCTGTTGCGGACCGACTCTTGGAAATAACCAACAAGAAAAACATCCCTCCCTTCAACCGGAAGCGTCTCTGCAAACTAATCAAAAA gttcCAAGGCCTCTCTGAAG GTGGGATCCCTCGACTCAGTTTTCCTGAGGACATTTCTGCTGAGGAAGATGATCAAGCCCTCTgtcaaagaaaacataagaaaaaaagac GAAACAAAGTCTTTCTTGCTGAGGAAGAGGACAGTGAAGGCagcattcagaaaagaaaaaggaaaaaaaagaagaggagccACCCCCAGTCTGAGACTTGGGGCCTGAGGGACGCAGCCACACCCCCAGCACAGAGCGGGGGAGGGGAGCCTGCACCTGCACAGAGGCAGACCCCACAGGAGCGAGCAGCTGAACCCAGAGCAGAGGCCGAGTCCAGCACCAGGGAGAAGAGCAGCTCGGAGCGTCCCCCCTCTGTCCCCACGCACAGTAGGAGGAAGCGGCTGAAGAGAAAGAGCCTGGGGGCACAGGGAGAGATCTGGGACCCCACAGAGCTGCCTCTGGAGGACAGGGCTCGAAGTGGCCCTGGCAGCGGCCATCCCCAGGGACCTGCCACCCGAGGTTCCCCAACAGATGGAGCCCAGGTcctgaaaaggaagaggaagcttGGAGCACTCCCTGTCAACGGCAGCGGCCAGGCCTCTCTGACCCAGTGCAGGAGGCCCCAGAAAAAGAAGGCAGAGCCCAGCAGCCTTGACCTCTATAATCTGTCCAGTCAGAAAACAACGAttttgaagaagaggaagaagatgaaagaaatgtCTAACTTGATAGAACACAACGGAATACTGGGATCCAGAGTCAGGCAGATCCAAGCTCTG GGAACCAGCATTTCCCCTTTGAAGAAGCAGCCACTGAGGACAGAAAAGGACTTCGTGAAGTTTGACACCCTCTTCTTACCAAAACCCCTGTTCTTCAGAAGAGCCAAGAGCAGTGCTGCCACCCGCCCTGCAGAGCGAGCCATCCAG CTGAACAGAACACCCAGCAGCACCAAAAAAGTCACCTTTGGGTTGAACAGAAACACCACTGCAG AGTTCAAGAAGACGGACAAGAGTATCCTGGTCAGCCCCACAGGCCCCTCCCGAGTGGCCTTCAACCCTGAGCAGAAGCCCCTCCATGGAGTGCTGAAGACCCCCACCAGCTCTCCTGCCAGCACTCCCCTGGCAACCAAGAAGCCACTGGCCACAGCTCCAAAGAGAAGGCCAACAGCTATGGACTTCTTCTGA